In one window of Mesotoga infera DNA:
- a CDS encoding PspA/IM30 family protein, with protein sequence NTETIDKAKALEEKYAAKSSFAVDEELEQMKKDLGV encoded by the coding sequence TGAACACCGAGACTATTGACAAGGCAAAGGCTCTGGAAGAAAAGTACGCTGCCAAGAGCTCGTTTGCAGTTGATGAAGAGCTTGAACAGATGAAGAAAGATCTTGGCGTTTAG